Proteins from one Procambarus clarkii isolate CNS0578487 chromosome 72, FALCON_Pclarkii_2.0, whole genome shotgun sequence genomic window:
- the LOC123773586 gene encoding immunoglobulin G-binding protein A-like, producing the protein MNKAMTNDDQLSVNKPGQMSVNKPGQVSGNKSGQPSGNKPGQPSVNKPGQPSGNKPGQPSGNKPGQPSWNKPGQPSWNKPGQPSWNKPGQPSWNKPGQLSGNKPGQPSGNKPGQPSGNKPGQPSGNKPGQLSGNKPGQPSGNKHTPPCGQSLNVKQGVKKTQVNDLDLLIAPTTLCTLS; encoded by the coding sequence ATGAACAAGGCAATGACCAACGATGACCAGTTGTCAGTGAACAAGCCAGGACAGATGTCAGTGAACAAGCCAGGACAGGTGTCAGGGAACAAGTCAGGACAGCCGTCAGGGAACAAGCCAGGACAGCCGTCAGTGAACAAGCCAGGACAGCCGTCAGGGAACAAGCCAGGACAGCCGTCAGGGAACAAGCCAGGACAGCCGTCATGGAACAAGCCAGGACAGCCGTCATGGAACAAGCCAGGACAGCCGTCATGGAACAAGCCAGGACAGCCGTCATGGAACAAGCCAGGACAGCTGTCAGGGAACAAGCCAGGACAGCCGTCAGGGAACAAGCCAGGACAGCCGTCAGGGAACAAGCCAGGACAGCCGTCAGGGAACAAGCCAGGACAGCTGTCAGGGAACAAGCCAGGACAGCCGTCAGGGAACAAGCACACACCACCATGTGGACAAAGCCTTAACGTTAAGCAAGGGGTCAAGAAAACACAGGTCAATGATCTGGACCTATTAATTGCCCCGACCACACTTTGCACGCTCAGTTGA